From a region of the Schistocerca nitens isolate TAMUIC-IGC-003100 chromosome 8, iqSchNite1.1, whole genome shotgun sequence genome:
- the LOC126198454 gene encoding uncharacterized protein LOC126198454: MKASLVLLIAGVLLVAYCTPFAVADDEDEAVDEAAENRDADGDDADGSADDDADDSGDEEGVSGESRRAAKGVHARAGHVKHARAGSRHIASRAGSRPHARSGAARRAAHSK; the protein is encoded by the exons ATGAAGGCGTCCCTTGTCCTGCTGATCGCTGGAGTGTTACTCGTGGCGTACTGCACGCCGTTCGCTGTTGCAGACGATGAAGATGAAGCGGTGGATGAAGCAGCCGAGAACAGAGACGCTGATGGCGACGACGCCGACGGCTCAGCAGACGACGACGCCGACGACAGCGGTGATGAGGAGggtgtaagtggagagagcaggcGGGCAGCCAAAG GTGTTCACGCCCGGGCTGGCCACGTGAAACATGCACGTGCAGGCAGCCGACACATTGCGTCCAGAGCTGGAAGCAGACCCCATGCCAGGTCAGGCGCCGCCCGCAGAGCTGCACACAGCAAGTAG